From a region of the Desulfuromonas sp. KJ2020 genome:
- a CDS encoding EAL domain-containing protein, with product MNPSPQTEPVHPMIDQSGTSPHRFSRPLVAAAIASSVIALAHTMGLKVVGEGIEMEEQHQFLKEKGCDMGQGYLFSRPLPAEEVVLAIHPMER from the coding sequence ATGAACCCATCTCCTCAAACAGAACCAGTGCATCCGATGATTGATCAAAGCGGAACATCCCCACACCGTTTCTCCCGCCCGCTTGTTGCCGCGGCCATCGCCTCTTCTGTCATCGCACTGGCGCACACCATGGGCCTGAAGGTTGTTGGTGAAGGCATTGAGATGGAGGAACAACACCAGTTTCTGAAAGAGAAGGGCTGTGATATGGGGCAAGGATACCTGTTCAGTCGCCCCCTGCCAGCCGAGGAAGTTGTTTTGGCCATTCACCCAATGGAAAGATAG
- a CDS encoding ATP-binding protein → MGTTNPGLSLVKTDRFLDSPPKSRNEVLSPFTRRIGVCGERGSGVDRVVNSTNSLPHCLKPLTNKPGRFFFPIVNSGHG, encoded by the coding sequence ATGGGTACCACCAACCCAGGCCTGTCGTTGGTAAAAACCGACCGCTTTCTTGACAGCCCGCCGAAATCCCGCAATGAAGTACTATCCCCCTTCACACGGCGCATCGGCGTCTGTGGGGAACGCGGTAGCGGGGTCGATAGGGTTGTGAATTCTACCAACTCCCTGCCCCACTGTTTGAAACCACTGACGAACAAGCCAGGGCGGTTCTTTTTTCCCATCGTGAATTCTGGGCATGGATAA
- a CDS encoding toxin-antitoxin system HicB family antitoxin, protein MAKYGFRFLWSDEDSGFIVTCPDFPGFSAFGETTENALEEANIALDLLVESLRTAGTALPEPTKAADYSGQVRLRMPKSLHRSLVQRAEMEGVSLNTWLITLLSERNAAR, encoded by the coding sequence ATGGCCAAGTACGGATTCCGGTTCTTGTGGAGCGATGAAGACAGCGGATTTATAGTAACCTGTCCAGATTTCCCAGGGTTTTCTGCGTTCGGAGAGACGACCGAAAATGCTCTTGAAGAAGCAAACATCGCACTTGATCTTCTCGTTGAGTCTCTTCGGACCGCAGGAACGGCCCTCCCCGAGCCCACAAAGGCTGCCGATTATAGTGGCCAGGTGCGACTTAGAATGCCCAAAAGCCTGCACCGCTCTTTGGTTCAAAGAGCTGAAATGGAAGGCGTGTCTCTAAATACCTGGTTGATTACTCTTCTCTCCGAACGTAATGCGGCTAGATGA